GGGAAGTGCTACCATGGTTACGCCAATGAATATTACAAAGGAGTCGACTTGTGCTTATCTCTATAACAGGTACCTACGTACAATCGTTTGGCAGTGTAGCAAAGTAAAAACTAACATTAAAAGTTCCTTATATGTAAGTATACTGTAACAGCACAGCACATGCCAACCAAAGCCAGGCATGCAGCCGTTAAGCCAAGCCACGAAGTTTGAATACTGCTACTTTCACTCGAGTCAGCCAGAAGTATCAATATAGCCTATTTCTCCGTTGATTTTTCGTGACATGACATCTAACTGTTAAATCTACGAATATAGGTAAATACCCGAGACATTTGTTTCAAGGGACATTCAATTGTGTGTACTAGCATAAGGCAAAACGTTGAccgtctaataaaatataataactaaattatttacatttatatttcaccCTTCAGTTTTAATGCCTAAAATTgtaagaatttaatataatgtttggtAAATGCGGAAAAAGTTTTCTACCGTttgcaaacacaaaaatatctgGATAAGTAATATTTGccattattaacaaaatcaattaaataacaaGGTACTTACACACTGAATTTTCCAtcactttattttttacacacgCATCCATGAACTTAACGTGAAAACAACTGCGGACTTATATAAGAATGCTTTAAGGAACAACAAAACTCCAGCCGAAACtagtaataaatagataataaattatttttaatcttgcCAGTGCAGTTAATGCCCCTTCCCGAGTAAGCGGCCTTGAGCAACtagttttatacttatttatatattgcttATTGATTAAcgaataattactataaaacaatattttttggatattttgaaaattttatatactacaaaaatattccttCTAATAATTGCGGttgtcaattaaaattatttaggagGAGACACGgacacggaatcaacaattttaacagcatttttattatgtaattaacgAAGCAATAtcatcattatatattttttgaaataaccaaagtatagattattacggaaaaatgtttatatatatttttttactagtcTTCCTTCTAATGTTTCAATGTTTGTTACTATCAAAcgtagaaacaactgaacggatttggttgaaatttggcacagaggTAGACCATGGCCTAGATTATCACATAGTTTATACCCTGTAATTtgaatacctttttttttttttggtttcgcggagaaagtaccttattactaccgcccagccttcgtggggggcgactgagcggttatgctggggtaaccgtgccttggggcccggcgttgagccgcccggatttgatgacgaccttcgggcgaccgccgggccgagtccctaacccgagtacaactaacctatgcacggcctaccagctaaaactccgcggtggccttcttcggcgcattagggacgactgcgggcttcctctgacggaagtgtctaagtattcgtccgcagccgcccctgcgcggtgccgccttgcggcccgtctcctatgggggctcagaagccccacgcaccgaaggacgccctcggcgtctacggcagcatgaggcctactacacactgccgtccatcccgggtcaaccgaaaaatatgcaaggatgcacaaaatgcagtagggcggacagccccttgttgcccgccgacgaccccttcgtctaccctattagtcgcctcttacgacaggcaggggataccgtggtggaattcttcaaacgcccccattccacagggcgggagacgccggtcagtcgtctacccggcgcctccttcgtctcctctgacggcgggagggatcctccctctcgatccctctcggcactctccttctgcgagaggaccacctcgcagaagtgggccaccgcacgccaggcctcctgactgccgaccatggaagcgaccacggccggcaacgagatctcctccgacgactgaaacgagcgCTGCGCTcgtcgtcccaggctgggcaggactccaacgtgtgttgggccgtatcctgcgggcagttgtcacaatggtgacacacggcgcttacttCCTTTCGTACTATTTGAtacaggtactcaccgaagcaaccatgcccggtgagcacctgcgtcaggcgaaatgtcgccgcgccgtggcgcctgtccagccactgtgcaaagacaggacgcactgccgtgacggcccgaagccctgctgacggggcctccagcctgagacgccactcctccacggcggctcgccgtaaggagccCTCTTGGCTGACTGTGGCGgaattgtattacggtacgactgcagtattaaggtctcgggttcgatccccaaatcgagcaaagtgatattgtatttttctactcagtatcaacccagtctggaatttgtgctcgatatgcgataggctcggcccctatcacatcataggacggaatacgcacggcggaaagtgggtggtTCAATTACACTTCTGCCAGCCTCTACGTGAATTAAAAGCGTGTCGTACAGTGTTTTAGTGGTTTTGTAGAGAGAAGGGATTGTATTGCAGCGAAGCCACGAACCGTTAttcatgtattataaatttcaaatagatagcttctaaaaaaatacagtcagcGCACCACATTGCTTGGGGGAGAGCCTAAatcaaaggaaaatattattgtgagtCGTTTATTATGTACTGGGACTGGCAATCAATATTAACGGACGGGATTGAGTCTATCGTTCATCACATGGTACTTCACATGATTCAACAGGTCTCTAATGTTATTGATCAGTCTGAAGTTTGCCTCACCCGCCCTCTACCCACCCGTTACTCTAGAGTCGACTCCTCTACACCTTGTCCCAGACAAATTTTTTACAACTCAATTGTGTGCATTAGGATTACACCCAAACCCAGGTCTCACAACTACTCCACAGAGATTCAACCTTATGGTAGGATCATACACCTTAAACTAAATGACAGAACTAATATAGTAGCTTTCTGGCGGTCAAAGGAAATAATAACTGATAAAGAGACGAACATAGTTAGCCTGTACTAGTTAACTAAACACTAAACTATAGTGAAACaaccaatttcaaaaataatgttatatttgtttatacgaGATTTACTACTATACTACCATTCGCTACCCACATGACTATGTGGGTTGTTGTTGACTACTTGTAATGGTGTGTAATGGTGGGTGTACAGTAAAGCGTTTGCAGCGCATGCCGTGgcagaaatttaaaactaatgtgTCTCTGTTTACAACAACAGAGGTGGTTTATTATAATGACCTCGAAAATgcctatttttgttttatattttgaaatgggTCATAATTTTTGTGTAACGAACTGCAAAAATAACCAAACAATTATAATAGTCGGTTTATAGGTAcctaatttatgttttttaaaacgttatatattacaatattaataatcaatcatgttttcgttatattttatatgatattaattaaaatttatgattgtCTCTAAAACCTCACGACGAAACTTGTACATAATGAAGATGTTATTGGAGGCCAAAATCAAAATATCTACCAACAAGTCCAAGTTAGGTATGTTCTCACGATAatatgcaattttaattttaattaaattatgtactttACTTGCGGTACCTAAAATAGTAAATCATGTgtgttatattatagatattatatagttACAACTTACAAGAGTACGtatgtttaatttagttttatactgTGTTAATAAGATGATGTTTGATGAGTGATGTAGACTTGTTAAAATAAGATTTGCCAGTACTTCGCTGCTCTTCAACATGCTTACCTACATTTGGAGTTAAACCCTTTTTAAGTACTAATTGTTGTAAATCACAATTTACGGCTGGaaacttaatttcttttttatactttcaAAACTAGCTTTTGATACCTAATATTCCTTTTCTATGTACCGTAAAAGTGGTTCTTTCGTAGAACGCGACccataaaatctatactattatataaagctgaagagtttgtttgtttgtttgtttgaacgcgctaatctcaggaactaccagtccaaactgaaaaattctttttgcgttgaatagccctttgttcgtggagtgctataggctatatatcatcacgctttacccaataggagcggagcagtaatggctaatctcaggaactaccggtccaaactgaaaaattctttttgcgttggatagccctttgttcgtggattgctataggctatatatcatcacgctatacccaataggagcggagcagtaatggctaatctcaggaactaccgatacgaactgaaaaattctttttgtgttgaatagccctttgtttgtggagtgctttaagttatatatcatcacgctatgaccaataggagcggagcagtaatgaaacatgttgcaaatacggggacaatttattagttttgagagcttccgttgcgtgcgctgcgtaaacggttaaagttatgcaacaatgatatatgacgggattgttcctcataaaatgttctaaaaaaatatacttattataaaacaaagtcccccgctgcatccgtctgcctgaacgtcttaaactcaaaaactacccaacgtattaagatgaaatttggtatggagacagtttgtaaccctgggaagaacataggctcccgggaaactactacttttataatggaaaactttagcctgaaaaactttataacgcgggcggagccgcgagcaaaagctagtactatataAAGAACTACGTGTTGTTCGCGGCCTAAAAGAAGAAGATTATAAAGCGTACAGAATGGAATGTTTcagtgtttaatttttattgattccATAAGGACCGTGGCGTTACGTGTTTTAGCCAACCTGAGAAGACCGGGGAAACATTAATCaatgtgttttctttattaactACTGGTTCCAACACAGCAGGCGCGATTTACTTAGTTCTGAATAGATTCAGACAATGAAACTCAGTGGACATGTTCCAGATATAAAGATAAGTTAAATGGTATGGtcatattaacaataataataataccagctctttataatatattacccactgctgggcacgggtcacCTCTATACTGAGAGGCTCGGCAAACTGTTCCATTTCCAACTAGGATATCACCGCGTATAAGTTATGGAGGTgtggttattttattataataaaacgattGTCTACTGACTGACACATACTAAATACAGCTGTGAATATAAAGTGCTTTAACCAATCATAAAACCCATTCATCGGGTCTACAGAAAACTATCACATTGCTATCCCACATGATGCCGGACGAAAACCTAAATAGACCACTTTAAACATTAACTTACCTACTCCAAAATGCCAcaacaataattaacataattttgtgtaaattcAATGTTCCCTTTGAATTGAAGAAATTAACTgtgaaaaatttaagaaattaaaacataatatagttactatgtattcattttataattttgtataatagaaattttaatatgtttacaaTGTCGACAATTCGAGTAGTAACTAAAactatacattttcaaaaatacaatactgaCACTTAGAAATACCAGTCTTGGGtccgttattttattattttcactggGACGATATACATTACAAGTcaaccaaattaaatataaatgcataattttaaattctagcATTCAGATCAGATTATTCGCCCTAGcataacatttaatttgaaacaatataGGCAGTATTCTATAAACCGAAAGAAATTAGGGCCTGCTTTcataagtttcaagtaaattatattgGGCTATAGATTATAATCTAAAGTTGCCACATACAACCAATTCACATGTTGCGCGTGTGTAGCATCTGAATAAACAGTACGTCAGTAGTGAGTCGTGACAGGAGGAGGagcatttatttagaaattgtgAAACAAGCCCTAAAATCAGAAACTATTCatacagtataataaaaaacgaaCATCGAACACAGAGTCAACAAGAATTCTTAATAATACTTTACTCTCTTAAATGTAACTGGATCTTTTGTCATGATAATTTGGTGTCATCTTATTTTCTCCTGAAATATCTTCGGGCAGTCTTCCGGACCACCAATACCTCCCTCCCAAAACGTGGTCAATTTGCCGGCTTCGAGCCTTTTCTCGGGCACTAACACAGCACTGAGGAATTCTTCACTGCTGAGTTCTTGGTACATACTCGCCGCAGCTCTCAAATGCCGTATCAGCCTGAGGGCGAGCCAGCGGTCGCTGTTAGGTCTCGCAATATTCTCACTGTGTTTCAGAGTGTCCTGTATATTCATATATCCGAAATAAAACGGCGCCGCGTAGCCATTTTCTAAATTACGTTTGTATAAATCAAAGTCGTCAAATTTATCTAAGTcttgaaaatctttttttatggGATAACCAAGGTACGGTGATATGATggtattttcaaaatcgaagTCGTTGTAATATTGAAAGAATCCTCCCAACAGCTCGTAGAGGGACTCCTTGTTATCCGTGTGATATTCTAGGGGCAGGAAAGCAGTGTTCCAGTGGTCAATTTCGTAGGGAGTCGCATTCTGTTGTAGCAAGGTAACGGGCGGTACGATATTCTTTTGTTGTAGATAAAACACAGCCAACAGCGCCATCGCATAGCTCGGCAGCGTTAGTTTTCCGTTAGCTATGTCGTGCACCGAGCCCCAATACTTGAGGATCCTAGCTAACTCTAAGCCTCTTTCGTCTAAATGCAGAAGGTGAGACAATACACGGCTGCTGTTGATGGAGAAAGGACCAGAAAAAGTAATGTCGACAAAAACATTGGTGGGAATGTGTACGCATTTTAGCAGCGGAACGCGAGCCGTCGGCCTTATTTCGAAATGCGTGAATAGATCTGGGTGGTTCTTTAAAATCTCCAGCGCCTCGGCTACTAGAACCTGTGGATTCTCGTTGTGCTCGCCTGGTATGTCCACGTAACAGTCGATATCGCTCGACTGTAGAGCGAGTCCAGTTATGGTCGACCCATATGGCATTACTTTACAGCCTGAAAGAGAaaaggtttaataattattttatctctcTTACATATCAAATGATCTTTGTTGCCGTGCATTTATAGCCATCTTATGCGAACAGTATAAGCACTGAAAGAGGACATAAGCCCCatctacattaaataaattcagaGTACTTGGGAATAGGATAGAAtacaattgaattaaatataacatctcACCGGGCCAGTGGTCTTCAAACACGCGCTCCAAGTCCCTGGGTACCTGCAAAATGTTGCTAAGCTGCTCATCTGATAGTTTGACGTAGTCAAGCAGCGTCTTCACCTGATGGTCGAAGCTCCCGGTCAGGCACAGTCGCTCCGCGCGTGTTGGCTGCACCACGCATAATGCGCTCACCAACAATATTGCCACTAAAACAGTTAACGCGCTCTTAAAGTACCTGCAGTGTTCATTTTCCAACACCCAGTATTTAATATTGGGAGAACTTATTCATAAATCTTTGAATATTCTCGCCCATAGTTAGCGCGCCGCCACCTATTCAACTAATTCCTCAAGGCTCGAAGAGGGACGATCAGAGGCTAATATGATGAGCAAATTATGTCTGGGTATTACGGAGAGTCCTCTTGTAAATGCCATCCTAACCGCACGCCATATACCTTAATGTGGCGTCAAGAAACAGAACCAAGTGTGTGCCGATTATATGTACATATCAACCTATATTGTATCCATACCTTTATTAGTActattaaatactaaaacaagAATAGATACTACTAGAAATACAAGGAATGGCGCAGTGAATAAAAGTACACCTACCTAATCATCTAATCTTAAACTTACTTTAATTGGGACATGCATTTGTGTTATAACAATAGCACTTGTGTTATAATAGTAACACGGTTATAAATAGCGATTGCAATACGACGATAACATTAGAAACACAGCTTGTAAgtaatacctacttataacGTAATTGCATTGTCAAATTATAGTCAGAGGATATCGTCTAGTTCTAACAACTTAAGTAGCTATTAGTTTCATAATAGAGTAGGTACTGTTTCTTGGCAGCAAGCTGAAGTCGTCTGCGCATTGCAAACTGCTGCAAACTTCAAAATTCGAAAACTAAATGCGATTTGCAACCaatttctattttcaaaactgcttttttttgttaataatgcgCCCAATGACAGTCTTTATCTATATAGTTTTACAGTACCCTGGCAGGAATTTACGCTTTACCATATAGTTTTCATATCGAGTAACTTAAAGTTTACGAATTTTTCTATATTTggttgatataatatatttacgtaaaaaaataagaaagattaCTACTGACTcccattatattttaagttaacttGTTAATTAGTGTTTATTATGCGAAGTTTACACGCATCCACTGTTCATGATTtagtattttagttccaaaacGCTCATGAGGCGCTgttcaaatttccatacaataatttacttaaggCGGTGCCCTGCAATACGGCGGATTAagaatttttagattttttttataagattataagaaaataaacatcacaTTATTCCACAATATGTTATCGTTACTTTGGctgtttatcatttttataatgcaGATATTgtttcatcattttaatttgcaatgaaCGCTATTAGATAAACAAcgtaataaggaacattttggtcgattaaaattttcaaaacacccaacattgtatttttaaagcaattattcgtaaatctttgcatattcccacCCATAATGTACGCAgcaaatgtatggaacgaatgatCAAGGCCGTTTGCATAAGGGAGGgccttaaacaaaacaattacgtTAACGATACGATAACAAGTGAATCCGTGCTAGGGGTATAGGTCAAGACCGCTATAGGTACATGGTATTGTAGTCGACCCATTTACTCACATAGTTATTTTGACACAAATTCGTTTTTTCATCGGTCGATATTCGTGTGGTACTCTAAACCCAGGATGTAAGATTGTATGAAATCAATATAATGTATTTGATAAAATAGCTCTACAGATCAATTTTGGGCCGACCTGACGGATTAGACATCGctgatgtttctattgttttttgGTTTATCTATTTgttcaaatcaaatttatttattttgctaaaaaCTTGGTTACAGATTATGATGTTAAACAATGTGTATTATGTGGTTACAAGTTTTACCGAACAACGACAGAAGAAGCACTAGACATATTCAAAATATCActgaaaccatttttttttctagtaatTCAGTCGGAGTGTTTATTAGGGAGAAGGCCACCAGGGTGGACTTGTCTTATTTGGAATCCATTTTAGTCCTTCGTTCAAAAGGTGGTACTTGCTACGTGCTTACATTagtttttcaaacaattttgagAATGGTGAGATTAACGTGGATGATAATTAGTTATTGTATCGTCATCGACTTTTTTGTGCACTAGCTTCAATACTGAAACTATAACTTTCTTTAGAAAAAATCCGTTTTCAAAAGAAGCATTTAAAATACAGCGAAGTAGGTACTAGGGCAAGCTAGCTTTCAaatcgtttattatttttgttgttattaaattgCGGAGGCTGAGAAAAGCAAGTGACTTTAGGCCGAACATAAAGTTTTGTTGGAGTTAGAGGTAGCTGTGCCTTAAAGGTCTAGCTAGATTGAACACATTTGGACATTGATAAGGGAGGTTCCAAAACGATTTGATTTCTTAAGTCTGCAAGAGCATAAAGGAATTTGGCTAAATCTTATTCCAATTCTACgttataagaaaacttaatttacGTTTTcgcaattgtaaaatgtagtttagataaattttcatttatttaactacgttttctttaaaaagagtaacttaaatagttttaacattAGTCTATTAAAATCTGCAGAAATAACTTACGCAATGAATTTCCCATTAAATTGGTTTTTAAATGCTTGGGCCTGCACTGAACACGCGGACGACTGCGGACTCACAATagaaatatcatatttaattgctttaataTATTGTGATGCAACTTAGGGATCCGCAAGAATGCAAGTAATCCGCAGCCAAATAACTCAAAGATtttatcaacaataaaaaatatgactagGTCTGATATTTACATCCGACATAGATTAGTTTTATTCTACTAGGTATTCGTGTCATAAAGAAAGGAAGAGAGGGAGTACATAAGGTCGGTAACGATGTTGCCACTATATTGTTTTGGGTATTCCCATGTTCATAGCTCTGTGGATCCTGCATTGGGGTGTAGGGGTCCACAAGTGCGTTAGCACTTGGAAGCTTAAGTTTTCCTTTAGTCAACGCCGACAGGTAGCTGCTAATGCGAAACTGGTACCTCTCGGCTTAACGACAACGGGAACCCAAGGGAAATATAGATGGGGAGGAGCAGGAGAAGGTGGGGGAAAGAAATACTTGTTGTCACTATTAGGGACCAAGACTTGACACAAGTTTAATTTAGCTACATGTGGCTTCCATGCGTATTCACAAAATCCAATTGTTTCAGCCTGGAttaatttaaaagcattttttccTGTTATTTAGAAAATTGAATGAGATAGGCATATACTCAATGGCGATGACAGTTCTACGTActaaacatttttctttagaAGAGATATTTACACCTTTACCGTGACGTAACGTGCCACAAAACCTCGGTCGGCTAATAGTGTCTTCCAAATTCCGAGGAGTAATCATTAGAGAACTATGTACATACGGAACACTGATTAATCAAGCTCACGCCATCTTGTCCAGCCTTTTCTATATGACGTCACTGTATTTCTACCGACGAcgtgtataaattattttatctaaatgtttgttttcacGCTGCAATATATACCGCAACAACAAgtacacttataaataatatatgatacGCAGGTAATATTGGAAAGTTtaaaagaaactaaataaattacctaattTCGTAACTCATTGCCCTCGAGGTCCGTGGGCCCGTGTGACACCGGCGTCGACACGCAGGCCCGTACGCATGTGGTCTCATTTAAAATGATCGAGTTTTGATTATTTAAGATATGCGATAAAAGCGTTTGCCGAATGGGCTTGAGGGGTTTCGTGTAAtcggcaaataaaaataatataggtacagATAAATGTTCAAATTTTATGTTGGAAGAATAAGTCactacatacatattaattatcaaaGCTTTCGTTATTTCTAGCGCTCTCTCGCGCGTAAACACAGTTTGGCCAAAATGGCTTTGATATGCCCTTACTAGATTTTTCCAGTGgcccgaaaaaaatattttttttagttatttttatgatgaatCCGTCGCGAAGAGAAAATAATCCTGTGGTTTGAAGTATTTTCTCTAAAAATCTTGGTGCTTTCTAAAATCTATCAATCCTTGTAAATTACCTCCTTGATTTATACTTTCAGCATATGACGTTGTTTCAGGCCGAAACTATAATTTTAGGACAATACTCAACGGCGACAGGACTTGGTCTGTAATCAAGTGGCGTCGATAGTTACTTGGAcgtagtgttgcccaaattcagtcttggtcttgcagtcttggtcttgttcttgcgtttttgcaagaccaagaccaagaacaagaccgcgtatttttagcaagaccaagaccaagactgaccgtgcaagacttgagcaagaacaagacatagcctgcaagactcttgcgtcttgcagctaggacttagcgctatttcactgagtagataggtgtaacagttcggtgtataggtaggtacgcttaggaattctatgagacgcaaaaactgtatcaaagaatatgaaaaactggacctatgcgcattgactaataccataaacatagcgaataaaaaatatctattaaaatcaaactgagtgcatgcatagctatgttttaaccatcggcactttgataatgcggcatcaaaggttttgtacttacttctcaaagaaatttgccgcttttcggaagtacatggttatgatacacgcgccggcggcttcttttgaaatctaaacaatcgttgccgccacgccgaaatcataacatttgacactatttgattgccgccatagggcgtaggtatactcatgcaaaataatttcgaattttaagagtacctacaggtgttccaaagaataaataagtttcagagtgcttagaatgaaaatgaatacattatactgatcacgcaagtagtattatgattgggataaaatggtaaggatagcccgactagaaatttaaaagtgaaaatacagtcaagttattgtaattaatttgttttacatgttttagcaaatgtaagcttataaatcataaatgtttattaagaaacagttacttccatggaaaacgacatataggtcagttgatttttcgaatttcttatcaaatcttcagttatttattaatctgcttgatctttactatggctatgttaattcaagctcaca
This window of the Manduca sexta isolate Smith_Timp_Sample1 unplaced genomic scaffold, JHU_Msex_v1.0 HiC_scaffold_2729, whole genome shotgun sequence genome carries:
- the LOC115446167 gene encoding terminal uridylyltransferase 7, giving the protein MGNSLLAILLVSALCVVQPTRAERLCLTGSFDHQVKTLLDYVKLSDEQLSNILQVPRDLERVFEDHWPGCKVMPYGSTITGLALQSSDIDCYVDIPGEHNENPQVLVAEALEILKNHPDLFTHFEIRPTARVPLLKCVHIPTNVFVDITFSGPFSINSSRVLSHLLHLDERGLELARILKYWGSVHDIANGKLTLPSYAMALLAVFYLQQKNIVPPVTLLQQNATPYEIDHWNTAFLPLEYHTDNKESLYELLGGFFQYYNDFDFENTIISPYLGYPIKKDFQDLDKFDDFDLYKRNLENGYAAPFYFGYMNIQDTLKHSENIARPNSDRWLALRLIRHLRAAASMYQELSSEEFLSAVLVPEKRLEAGKLTTFWEGGIGGPEDCPKIFQEKIR